Proteins encoded by one window of Pelorhabdus rhamnosifermentans:
- a CDS encoding branched-chain amino acid ABC transporter permease, with translation MDSLLQQFVQQLINGISLGSIYALIALGYTMVYGIMRLINFAHGDIYMVGAYVGFFSTTLLHVGFFPALIIAMVMTGLVGMLIERVAYRPLRSAPKIAILITAIGVSLLLEYGGILLLTPQPRTFPAIFTATVYNIGPLVINSQQVLILAVSVVLMVLLTYLVQKTKLGKAMRAVSFDTDAAMLMGINVNTVISFTFGVGSALAGAAGVLVGVYYNSIDPLMGIMPGLKAFIAAVLGGIGVIPGAMAGGVILGVIEALVSGFISSTFRDAAAFGILIIILLFKPSGLLGKNVREKV, from the coding sequence ATGGATTCACTACTGCAACAATTTGTACAACAGTTAATCAACGGAATTTCATTAGGTAGCATCTATGCACTCATCGCACTCGGTTACACGATGGTGTACGGCATTATGAGACTGATTAATTTTGCTCATGGTGATATTTATATGGTTGGTGCCTATGTTGGTTTTTTTTCAACAACGCTGCTTCATGTCGGCTTTTTTCCAGCCCTCATCATCGCCATGGTGATGACAGGACTGGTTGGGATGCTTATTGAACGCGTTGCCTATCGACCGCTCCGAAGTGCACCGAAAATAGCCATCTTAATTACGGCTATTGGTGTCTCCTTGCTCCTCGAATATGGCGGTATTTTGCTCCTTACACCGCAGCCCCGGACTTTTCCCGCTATTTTTACTGCTACTGTCTATAATATAGGACCCCTTGTCATTAATAGTCAGCAAGTCTTAATCTTGGCAGTTTCCGTTGTTCTCATGGTTCTTTTAACTTATTTAGTTCAAAAAACGAAACTAGGCAAGGCCATGCGAGCCGTTTCTTTTGATACAGATGCAGCCATGTTGATGGGGATTAATGTAAACACCGTGATCTCCTTTACCTTCGGTGTGGGCAGTGCCTTAGCCGGAGCTGCCGGCGTCCTTGTCGGGGTTTACTACAACTCTATTGATCCTCTGATGGGCATTATGCCTGGCTTAAAAGCCTTTATTGCGGCTGTACTCGGCGGAATTGGCGTGATTCCCGGCGCCATGGCCGGCGGTGTCATTCTCGGGGTCATTGAGGCCCTTGTGAGTGGCTTTATTTCCTCTACCTTCCGCGATGCGGCTGCTTTCGGTATTTTGATTATTATCTTATTATTTAAACCATCGGGTCTGCTTGGTAAAAATGTAAGAGAGAAAGTGTAG
- a CDS encoding ABC transporter substrate-binding protein: MGKGKSRFTCLAVGLAMFASMVAGCSTAADSKDIKIGGNFDLTGGAASYGQSVSNGAKLAFKQVNANGGVLGKQINFIVADNKSEPSESANEATKLITQDKVVALMGAVASSSTLAAVPIATDNKIPMLTPTSTNPQVTVGSNGKVNDYIFRSCFIDPFQGIVMANFVTKTLKSKTAVVYVDSSSDYSKGLDQFFEETFINSGGQILSKEAFLQKDQDFKATLTKIKALNPEVIYVPGYYEEVGKIVKQARELGITVPIVGGDGWDSPKLVDIAGKDALNNTYFSNHYSVEDKDPKVVQFIADYQQEYHQTPDAFAALAYDGAMMLVDAIKRAGSAEPAKIKDALAQIKELPLVTGIISLDASHNPIKSAVIIEMKDGKQTFKEKINP; this comes from the coding sequence ATGGGAAAGGGTAAAAGTAGATTTACCTGTTTGGCAGTTGGTTTAGCCATGTTTGCAAGCATGGTTGCTGGCTGTAGTACAGCAGCAGATTCCAAGGATATTAAAATTGGTGGCAATTTTGATTTAACAGGCGGAGCTGCTTCTTACGGACAGTCTGTGTCGAATGGTGCAAAGTTGGCTTTTAAACAAGTCAATGCAAATGGCGGCGTCTTAGGAAAGCAAATCAATTTTATTGTTGCTGATAATAAATCAGAACCTTCTGAATCAGCAAATGAGGCTACAAAGCTAATTACGCAAGATAAGGTTGTGGCCTTAATGGGGGCTGTAGCCAGTTCTAGTACTTTGGCTGCCGTGCCTATTGCTACAGACAATAAAATTCCTATGTTGACGCCTACATCAACAAATCCGCAAGTGACTGTTGGTAGTAATGGAAAAGTAAACGATTATATTTTCCGTTCTTGTTTTATTGATCCCTTCCAGGGCATCGTGATGGCGAATTTTGTAACAAAAACGTTAAAATCTAAAACAGCTGTAGTTTATGTAGATAGTAGTTCGGACTATTCCAAGGGGCTAGATCAGTTTTTCGAAGAGACTTTTATAAATAGTGGTGGACAAATTTTATCTAAAGAGGCTTTTTTGCAAAAAGATCAGGACTTTAAAGCCACATTAACAAAAATAAAAGCTTTAAATCCAGAAGTTATTTATGTACCTGGCTATTATGAAGAAGTAGGTAAAATCGTAAAACAAGCGCGTGAACTGGGGATTACTGTGCCTATCGTAGGTGGAGATGGTTGGGATTCGCCAAAACTAGTAGATATTGCTGGTAAAGACGCACTAAATAATACTTATTTTAGCAATCATTACTCAGTAGAAGATAAAGATCCAAAAGTAGTTCAATTTATTGCTGATTATCAGCAAGAATATCATCAAACGCCTGATGCCTTTGCTGCGCTGGCCTATGATGGTGCCATGATGCTTGTCGATGCTATCAAGCGCGCTGGCAGTGCTGAACCAGCGAAGATCAAAGATGCTTTAGCGCAAATTAAAGAGTTACCTCTCGTAACAGGCATTATCAGTTTGGATGCAAGTCATAATCCTATTAAAAGCGCTGTTATTATTGAGATGAAGGATGGTAAGCAAACATTTAAAGAAAAAATTAATCCCTGA